A single genomic interval of Helianthus annuus cultivar XRQ/B chromosome 13, HanXRQr2.0-SUNRISE, whole genome shotgun sequence harbors:
- the LOC110901177 gene encoding RGG repeats nuclear RNA binding protein B gives MPSYAMREARNEGGRGGRGGRGYGRGGRGSGGYNRDSANNEGSFGNRGIEESDGKSSERRGGGYGGPHGGFRGDRRVSFANGDGGEDGERRRRTYECHSGTGRGERAVGTGELRLMKSTSFIT, from the exons ATGCCATCGTATGCAA tgaGAGAAGCCAGAAATGAAGGTGGGCGTGGCGGGCGTGGTGGTCGTGGGTACGGTCGTGGTGGGCGTGGAAGTGGTGGATACAATAGAGATTCCGCCAACAATGAGGGTTCGTTTGGTAACCGTGGTATCGAAGAGTCTGATGGAAAGTCTTCTGAGAGACGTGGTGGTGGTTATGGTGGTCCTCATGGTGGTTTTCGTGGTGACCGTCGTGTGTCTTTTGCtaatggtgatggtggtgaggaTGGAGAACGTCGACGTAGGACATATGAATGTCATAGCGGCACAGGGCGTGG GGAGCGGGCCGTTGGAACTGGGGAACTCAGGCTGATGAAATCAACCA GTTTTATTACCTAA
- the LOC110898434 gene encoding zinc finger CCCH domain-containing protein 53 has protein sequence MDTVEATKMVMSRIQKLDPENASKIMGYILIQDQGDNEMIRLAFGPENLLVSVIKQAKSFLDISSNTSSAQNPSSLFPHRNSPQIVIPNNGFHNLNPPSPSSPWSSFSDHRSSPRPASYASVVNGGSSGSSFFNNFNDPTEEFGTSDQLPMKFNDSPFGTEASNWNMESGNNCGDVHHHHLHRRSCSVNDAFLTGNDDVSGGFGGWRPCMYYARGFCKNGNSCKFSHGGYGEDLGSPTGVVGSPTGKIDVLDDLIRIKAIQQQQQRIAAMGGAGVPPFPFNRCMNFLNENPRSPTAGLMIGDEFHKFGRCRPDRGDFGPMGFGNANSSSRQIYLTFPADSTFKEEDVSNYFSMFGPVQDVRIPYQQKRMFGFVTFMLPETVKAILAKGNPHFVCDSRVLVKPYKEKGKIPDKKHQQQIERGDFSGCLSPTALESAEPFDHIPFGARMFNNDMMLRRKLEERELHQAIELQDRRLMNLQLADAKHRLFQRSLSLGDAVSSPTQINQNLAFPSDNNNEELVSAAPNDDSDPNVPTELKEENSDQNETAKNESFEHALPDNLFASPTKSATADPTNFSTDMPEADYSAAIPIHVSSKCQAIEM, from the exons ATGGATACAGTTGAAGCTACAAAAATGGTGATGTCAAGAATCCAGAAATTAGATCCAGAAAACGCTTCCAAAATCATGGGTTACATCCTCATTCAAGACCAAGGAGATAATGAGATGATAAGGCTCGCTTTCGGCCCCGAAAACCTCCTTGTTTCCGTCATAAAACAAGCCAAATCTTTCTTAGACATTTCGTCGAACACTTCATCTGCACAAAACCCATCTTCACTATTTCCCCACAGAAACTCCCCACAAATCGTCATTCCGAATAATGGGTTTCACAACTTAAACCCTCCGTCCCCTAGTTCTCCATGGTCGTCGTTCTCCGACCACCGTAGCAGCCCTAGACCCGCGTCGTACGCTTCCGTTGTTAACGGTGGTTCATCTGGGTCATCattcttcaacaacttcaacgACCCCACTGAAGAGTTCGGTACTTCCGATCAACTTCCGATGAAGTTCAACGACAGCCCTTTTGGTACGGAAGCTTCAAACTGGAACATGGAGTCTGGTAACAACTGTGGTGACGTACACCACCACCATTTACACCGGAGAAGTTGTTCAGTAAACGACGCTTTTTTAACCGGAAACGACGACGTTAGTGGCGGATTTGGTGGGTGGAGACCGTGCATGTATTACGCTAGAGGGTTTTGTAAAAACGgtaattcttgtaagttttctcaTGGTGGTTATGGTGAAGATTTAGGTTCTCCGACCGGTGTTGTTGGGTCTCCGACCGGCAAGATtgatgttcttgatgatttgatAAGAATTAAAGCTATTCAACAACAGCAGCAGAGGATTGCAGCCATGGGTGGTGCAGGGGTTCCCCCTTTTCCTTTCAATAGGTGCATGAACTTTCTCAATGAGAATCCTag ATCACCAACAGCTGGATTGATGATTGGGGATGAGTTTCATAAATTTGGTCGGTGTCGACCCGATCGGGGTGATTTTGGGCCGATGGGTTTTGGGAATGCGAATTCGAGTTCTCGACAAATTTACTTGACGTTTCCTGCTGATAGTACTTTTAAAGAAGAAGACGTTTCGAATTACTTCAG TATGTTTGGACCGGTTCAAGATGTGAGGATCCCGTATCAGCAAAAACGGATGTTCGGTTTTGTTACGTTTATGCTCCCAGAAACCGTGAAAGCAATTCTTGCGAAAGGAAACCCTCACTTTGTTTGCGATTCACGGGTGCTTGTTAAACCGTATAAAGAAAAGGGCAAAATACCAGACAA GAAGCATCAACAACAGATTGAAAGAGGGGATTTTTCCGGTTGTTTGAGTCCAACCGCACTGGAATCCGCTGAACCGTTTGATCATATACCATTTG GTGCTAGAATGTTCAATAATGACATGATGTTAAGACGAAAATTAGAGGAACGGGAATTACACCAAGCGATCGAACTCCAAGACAGAAGACTAATGAATCTGCAGTTGGCTGATGCAAAACACCGTCTGTTTCAACGGAGTTTATCTCTAGGCGACGCTGTTTCTTCACCAACTCAAATAAACCAAAATCTTGCGTTCCCGTCTGATAACAACAATGAAGAACTTGTTTCTGCAG CACCGAACGATGATTCTGATCCCAATGTCCCAACAGAACTAAAGGAAGAAAACTCTGATCAGAATGAAACTGCTAAGAATGAAAG CTTCGAGCACGCACTTCCTGATAACTTATTTGCTTCCCCTACAAAATCGGCCACCGCAGACCCGACTAATTTTTCAACTGATATGCCTGAAGCCGATTATTCTGCCGCAATTCCAATTCATGTTTCTTCTAAATGCCAAG CCATTGAAATGTAG
- the LOC118485801 gene encoding uncharacterized protein LOC118485801, with protein sequence MLYADDSIFVGEWEESNVKCLNRILRIFYLLSGLKVNQRKSQLYGVGIQEEEVEGMASVFNCKPGKFPFIYLGLKVGANMNKIANWKEVIEMFNKRLSNWKAKNLSFTGRVVLVKSVLDNLPNYYLSLYKCPIGVLKILEGIQRKFLWGGNNKNNKIRWVKWEKIVALKDFVGLGIGNIRDMNLALLAKWWWRLKTEPENLWVNVIKLIHTSQRKMEQIPIKKSMPGVWKNIGEIGKEFSKNNIDIVVSLRSKVGMGNNTMFLVDTWPAYNQKKGIGKRVLSGYQWWDNLGLGVGKDSKYGNRTKGVTESKYSFATTAYDFEWNRWTTNKSLMFVWRAMEEKIPTVTALRSRGMNIRCNVQVMRGCRRNSSPHPNSV encoded by the exons ATGTTATATGCGGATGATTCAATCTTCGTGGGTGAATGGGAGGAAAGCAACGTAAAATGCCTCAATAGAATCCTTCGAATTTTCTACCTTTTATCTGGCTTAAAAGTGAACCAACGCAAAAGTCAGCTTTACGGTGTGGGAATACAGGAGGAGGAAGTAGAAGGTATGGCATCGGTATTTAATTGTAAGCCTGGAAAGTTTCCGTTTATATATCTAGGGTTGAAGGTGGGTGCAAACATGAACAAAATAGCGAATTGGAAAGAAGTTATTGAAATGTTTAATAAAAGACTCTCAAACTGGAAGGCAAAGAACCTGTCATTCACTGGTAGGGTCGTACTAGTGAAATCAGTGCTCGACAACTTACCCAATTATTATTTATCTTTATACAAGTGCCCTATTGGAGTACTGAAGATACTGGAAGGAATTCAGAGGAAGTTCTTATGGGGCGGAAACAATAAAAATAACAAGATAAGATGGGTGAAATGGGAAAAGATTGTAGCATTAAAGGATTTTGTAGGACTCGGCATAGGAAACATTAGAGACATGAACTTGGCCCTGTTGGCCAAATGGTGGTGGAGACTGAAAACGGAGCCAGAAAACTTATGGGTAAATGTGATAAAGTTGATTCATACCAGTCAAAGGAAGATGGAGCAGATACCCATAAAGAAATCCATGCCTGGAGTATGGAAAAATATTGGTGAAATAGGAAAGGAGTTCTCAAAAAACAATATCGACATCGTCGTAAGTTTAAGAAGCAAGGTGGGGATGGGAAATAATACAATGTTTTTGGTTGATACATGGCcag CTTACAACCAGAAAAAAGGCATTGGTAAGAGAGTGTTATCAGGTTATCAATGGTGGGATAATCTGGGATTGGGCGTGGGAAAGGATTCCAAGTACGGGAATCGAACTAAGGGAGTTACAGAGTCTAAATATTCTTTTGCAACAACAG CTTATGACTTTGAGTGGAATCGATGGACTACCAACAAAAGCTTAATGTTCGTTTGGAGGGCAATGGAGGAGAAAATCCCTACGGTGACAGCTCTAAGAAGCAGAGGGATGAACATTAGATGTAACGTGCAGGTTATGCGGGGCTGCAGACGAAACAGCAGCCCACATCCTAATTCAGTGTAA